Proteins encoded together in one Rhizobium bangladeshense window:
- a CDS encoding sugar ABC transporter substrate-binding protein: MKKFILGTAMALVMSTAAHAETVGVSMAKFDDNFLTVLRNGMTDYAKTLDGVTLQVEDAQNDVSKQQSQIQNFIASKVDAIIVNPVDTDATTAMSKLAADAGIPLVYVNREPVNVDTLPDKQAFVASNEQESGTLETKEICRILGGKGKAVVIMGELSNQAARMRTKDIHDVIKTDECKGIEIVEEQTANWDRTQGADLMTNWLSSGIEFDAVISNNDEMAIGAIQALKAAGKDMSKVVIGGVDATQDALAAMQAGDLDVTVFQDAAGQGKGALDTALKIAKGEKVEKKVYIPFQLVTPENVKDFVAKN; this comes from the coding sequence ATGAAAAAGTTTATCCTGGGCACCGCGATGGCGCTCGTCATGTCGACGGCGGCCCATGCGGAAACGGTTGGCGTGTCGATGGCCAAGTTCGACGACAACTTCCTGACCGTTCTTCGCAACGGCATGACCGATTATGCGAAGACGCTTGATGGCGTTACCCTGCAGGTCGAAGACGCGCAAAACGACGTTTCCAAGCAGCAGAGCCAGATCCAGAATTTCATCGCCTCCAAGGTCGATGCAATCATCGTTAACCCCGTCGACACCGACGCCACGACCGCGATGTCGAAGCTTGCCGCCGATGCCGGCATTCCGCTGGTTTACGTCAACCGCGAGCCGGTCAACGTCGACACACTTCCGGACAAGCAGGCTTTCGTCGCTTCCAACGAGCAGGAATCCGGCACACTGGAAACCAAGGAAATCTGCCGCATCCTTGGCGGCAAGGGCAAAGCCGTCGTCATCATGGGCGAGCTTTCCAACCAGGCTGCGCGCATGCGTACAAAGGACATCCATGACGTCATCAAGACCGACGAGTGCAAGGGCATCGAGATCGTCGAAGAGCAGACGGCCAATTGGGATCGTACCCAGGGCGCCGACCTTATGACCAACTGGCTCTCCAGCGGCATCGAGTTCGACGCGGTCATCTCCAACAACGACGAAATGGCAATCGGCGCCATCCAGGCGCTGAAGGCAGCGGGCAAGGATATGAGCAAGGTCGTCATCGGCGGTGTCGACGCCACCCAGGACGCGCTTGCCGCCATGCAGGCAGGCGACCTCGACGTCACCGTGTTCCAGGACGCCGCTGGCCAGGGCAAGGGCGCGCTCGATACGGCGCTCAAGATTGCCAAAGGCGAAAAGGTCGAGAAGAAGGTCTACATCCCCTTCCAGCTCGTCACGCCTGAAAACGTCAAGGACTTCGTCGCCAAGAACTGA
- a CDS encoding ABC transporter permease: MTAPASPSPAMSRREWLLSDRPQSRRQARLGRAYVTWRQFTANRLAVVGLLIIIALLLVAAFADLLATHNPIVGDLRNARLLPPGTSGYLLGTDDQGRDIYSRLIYGSRLTLFVVVLVAIISAPIGLIVGTVSGYAGGWVDATLMRITDIFLAFPKLVLALAFVAALGPGIQNAVIAIAITSWPPYARIARAETLTVRRSDYISAVKLMGASPFRIIVRHVMPLCISSLIVRVTLDMAGIILTAAGLGFLGLGAQPPLPEWGAMIASGRRFILDQWWVAAMPGIAILIVSLGFNLLGDGLRDALDPKESGQ, translated from the coding sequence ATGACGGCTCCTGCCAGCCCCTCTCCTGCGATGAGCCGCCGCGAATGGCTGCTTTCCGACCGGCCGCAATCGCGCAGGCAGGCCCGTCTCGGCCGCGCTTACGTCACCTGGCGGCAGTTCACGGCCAACAGGCTCGCCGTCGTCGGCCTGCTGATCATCATCGCCCTGCTCCTCGTCGCCGCTTTCGCGGATCTCCTCGCCACGCACAACCCCATCGTCGGCGACCTCCGCAATGCCCGCCTGCTGCCACCGGGAACGAGCGGCTACCTGCTCGGCACGGATGATCAGGGCCGCGACATCTATTCACGGCTGATCTACGGATCGCGATTGACCCTGTTCGTCGTCGTGCTCGTCGCCATCATCTCCGCGCCGATCGGGCTGATCGTCGGCACGGTCTCCGGTTATGCCGGAGGCTGGGTGGATGCGACGCTGATGCGCATCACCGATATCTTTCTTGCCTTTCCTAAGCTGGTGCTGGCGCTCGCCTTCGTCGCCGCTCTCGGGCCCGGCATCCAGAATGCGGTCATCGCCATCGCCATCACCTCCTGGCCCCCCTATGCCCGCATCGCGCGCGCCGAGACGCTGACGGTCCGGCGTTCCGATTATATTTCAGCCGTGAAGCTGATGGGCGCTTCGCCGTTCCGCATCATCGTGCGCCATGTCATGCCGCTCTGCATATCCTCGCTGATCGTGCGCGTGACGCTCGATATGGCAGGCATCATCCTGACGGCGGCCGGTCTCGGCTTCCTCGGGCTCGGGGCACAGCCGCCGCTGCCGGAATGGGGCGCGATGATCGCCTCAGGCCGGCGCTTCATTCTGGATCAGTGGTGGGTGGCGGCCATGCCCGGCATCGCCATCCTCATCGTCAGCCTCGGCTTCAATCTCCTCGGCGACGGCCTGCGCGACGCGCTCGATCCGAAGGAGAGCGGTCAATGA
- a CDS encoding ABC transporter permease has translation MSTIETTREARPRKGRAGPFAKALGRFLFAAATTYLGLLAVTFFIGRVVPIDPVLAILGDRAPTHVVERVRQEMGFNLPLYQQFYIYIKGILSGDFGNSVLTTNPVMVDIRRVMPATIELATLGTLIGACVGVPLGVLAAVRRGSIADQIVRVIGLIGYSVPIFWLALISLVIFYAQLRWVAFPGRIDIVFEYTFTPITGFYLLDSAWQGQWDVFYDVFRHIILPASLLGYFSLAYISRMTRSFMLNELSQEYIVAARAKGLSETRVIWGHALRNAAVPLVTVIALSYAGLLEGSVLTETVFSWPGIGLYITNSLQNADMNAVLGGTIVIGTIFIGINLLSDLLYRTLDPRTRTR, from the coding sequence GTGAGCACCATCGAAACCACACGGGAGGCGCGGCCCCGCAAGGGCCGCGCCGGCCCCTTCGCTAAGGCTTTGGGGCGGTTCCTGTTCGCCGCCGCCACCACCTATCTCGGCCTGCTGGCCGTCACCTTCTTCATCGGCCGCGTCGTGCCGATCGATCCCGTGCTCGCCATCCTCGGCGACCGCGCTCCTACCCACGTCGTCGAGCGGGTGCGACAGGAGATGGGTTTCAACCTGCCGCTCTATCAGCAGTTCTACATTTATATCAAAGGCATCCTGTCCGGCGACTTCGGCAACTCGGTGCTGACGACCAATCCTGTCATGGTCGACATCCGCCGGGTCATGCCGGCGACGATCGAGCTCGCGACGTTGGGAACGCTGATCGGCGCCTGCGTCGGCGTGCCGCTCGGCGTTCTCGCTGCGGTGCGCCGCGGCAGCATCGCTGACCAGATCGTGCGCGTCATCGGCCTGATCGGTTATTCCGTGCCGATCTTCTGGCTGGCACTGATCTCGCTCGTCATCTTCTATGCGCAGCTGCGCTGGGTGGCCTTTCCCGGCCGCATCGACATCGTCTTCGAATATACCTTCACGCCGATCACCGGCTTCTATCTTCTGGACAGCGCCTGGCAGGGGCAATGGGATGTCTTCTATGACGTCTTCCGCCACATCATCTTGCCCGCTTCGCTGCTCGGCTATTTCTCGCTCGCCTATATCAGCCGCATGACCCGCAGCTTCATGCTGAACGAGCTTTCCCAGGAATATATCGTCGCTGCGCGGGCCAAGGGGCTTTCGGAAACGCGGGTGATCTGGGGCCACGCGCTGCGCAATGCCGCCGTGCCGCTCGTCACCGTCATCGCGCTTTCCTATGCCGGGCTGCTCGAAGGATCGGTACTGACCGAAACAGTCTTTTCCTGGCCGGGTATCGGGCTCTACATCACCAATTCGCTGCAGAACGCCGATATGAACGCCGTGCTCGGCGGCACGATCGTCATCGGGACGATCTTCATCGGCATCAACCTTCTGTCCGATCTTCTCTACCGGACGCTCGATCCGAGGACGCGAACCCGATGA
- a CDS encoding ABC transporter ATP-binding protein, protein MSTALHVDNLSVVYDHFHALKDVGISVERGESFGLVGESGSGKSTLLRAIAGLAPINGGAIHIDGEALKGSKRSKAFYRRVQMVFQDPYGSLHPRQTIDRLLLEPLAIHAIADSDRRIARALDEVGLGNGFRFRYPHQLSGGQRQRVAIARALIVEPSILLLDEPTSALDASVQAEVLNLLEQIRRDRKLTFVMVSHDLGVITHMCERLAVMRNGAVVERLSSEQLAKGAVQEDYTKNLMIASKGFVKA, encoded by the coding sequence ATGAGCACAGCCCTCCATGTCGACAATCTCAGTGTCGTCTACGATCATTTTCATGCGCTGAAGGATGTCGGCATCAGCGTCGAACGTGGAGAATCCTTCGGCCTCGTCGGTGAGTCCGGGTCCGGGAAATCGACCTTGCTGCGCGCTATTGCCGGGCTTGCGCCAATCAATGGCGGCGCGATTCACATCGACGGCGAAGCGCTGAAAGGTTCGAAGCGCAGCAAGGCTTTTTACCGGCGTGTGCAAATGGTCTTTCAGGATCCTTATGGCTCGCTGCATCCGCGCCAGACGATCGACCGGCTGCTGCTCGAACCGCTAGCGATCCACGCCATTGCCGACAGCGACAGGCGCATTGCCCGGGCGCTCGACGAAGTCGGTCTCGGCAATGGTTTCCGTTTCCGCTACCCGCATCAGCTTTCCGGCGGCCAGCGGCAGCGCGTGGCGATCGCCAGGGCGCTGATCGTCGAACCATCGATCCTGCTGCTCGACGAGCCGACGTCGGCGCTCGACGCCTCGGTGCAGGCGGAGGTGCTGAATCTGCTCGAACAGATCCGCCGCGACCGCAAACTCACCTTCGTGATGGTGAGCCATGACCTCGGCGTCATCACCCACATGTGCGAAAGGCTCGCCGTGATGCGCAACGGCGCCGTCGTCGAACGATTAAGCTCAGAGCAGCTTGCGAAGGGTGCGGTCCAGGAGGATTACACGAAAAATTTGATGATCGCGAGCAAGGGTTTCGTCAAAGCCTGA
- a CDS encoding ABC transporter ATP-binding protein — MTALLTVDKLKVSYPTRTGLIEAVRGVSFTLGKERLGIVGESGSGKSQTGRAIMGLTPKHGIVSADRLDFNGIDLLKASVGERRRLRGKRIAMILQDPKYSLDPVMTIGRQICETLRTHEKIGKAEARERALAMLEAVQIRDPNRVFGLYPHEVSGGMGQRAMIAMMLIAGPELLIADEPTSALDVTVQLDVLRIMDRLVSERGMGLIFVSHDLRLVSSFCDRVIVMYAGKIVEELAAADLKHADHPYTRGLLNCMPEIGANRHPLPVLDRRPEWSA; from the coding sequence ATGACGGCGCTTCTGACGGTCGACAAGCTCAAGGTCAGCTATCCCACCCGCACCGGCTTGATCGAGGCCGTGCGCGGCGTCTCCTTCACGCTCGGCAAGGAAAGGCTCGGCATCGTCGGCGAATCCGGCTCCGGCAAGTCGCAGACCGGCCGGGCGATCATGGGACTGACGCCGAAACACGGGATCGTGTCGGCCGACAGGCTCGATTTCAACGGCATCGATCTCCTCAAGGCGTCCGTCGGAGAAAGGCGCAGGCTGCGCGGCAAGCGCATCGCCATGATCCTGCAGGATCCGAAATATTCGCTCGATCCCGTCATGACGATCGGCCGGCAGATCTGCGAGACGCTGCGCACGCATGAGAAGATCGGCAAAGCGGAAGCGCGCGAGCGGGCGCTCGCCATGCTGGAAGCCGTGCAGATCCGCGACCCGAACCGCGTCTTCGGCCTGTATCCGCACGAGGTCTCCGGCGGCATGGGGCAGCGCGCCATGATTGCGATGATGCTGATTGCCGGACCCGAACTGCTGATTGCCGACGAGCCCACTTCGGCGCTCGACGTGACGGTGCAGCTCGATGTTCTCCGAATCATGGACAGATTGGTCTCCGAGCGCGGCATGGGGCTGATCTTCGTTTCCCACGATTTGAGGCTGGTCTCTTCCTTCTGCGACCGGGTCATCGTCATGTATGCGGGAAAGATCGTCGAAGAGCTCGCGGCCGCCGATCTCAAACATGCGGACCATCCCTACACGCGGGGACTGCTGAACTGCATGCCGGAGATCGGCGCCAACCGTCATCCGCTGCCGGTGCTCGATCGCAGGCCGGAGTGGTCGGCATGA
- a CDS encoding dipeptidase — protein MQFVFDGHNDVLLRLWTHSKDGSDPIAEFADGTTTGHIDARRAREGGLSGGLCAIYIPSGDLVFADPDADGRYITPMAAPLDPLPSLAIATEMAAIALRLDQAGAWRLCRTVKDIRGAMQDGIFAAVMHMEGCEAIGPDLSALDVFYAAGLRSLGPVWSRHNVFGYGVPFAFPMSPDTAPGLTDAGFALVRECNRLGILIDLAHITEKGFWDVAKTTDQPLVASHSNAHALTPVARNLTDRQLDAIRESRGLVGINYATAMLRDDGRSDSDTPLSDVVRHIDYLVNRIGIECVALGSDFDGATIPEEIGDASGNQKLIAALREVGYGEADLTKLARENWLRILAQAWREGRA, from the coding sequence ATGCAATTCGTATTCGACGGTCACAACGACGTTCTCCTCCGGCTCTGGACACATTCAAAAGACGGCAGCGACCCGATCGCGGAATTCGCAGACGGAACGACGACCGGCCATATCGATGCGCGTCGCGCCAGGGAAGGAGGCCTCTCAGGCGGCCTCTGCGCCATCTACATTCCCTCGGGCGATCTTGTCTTCGCCGATCCGGATGCCGATGGCCGCTACATCACGCCGATGGCGGCTCCTCTCGATCCGCTGCCGTCGCTTGCCATCGCCACCGAAATGGCGGCGATCGCCCTGCGGCTCGACCAGGCAGGCGCCTGGCGGCTCTGCCGTACGGTTAAGGACATCCGCGGCGCCATGCAGGACGGCATCTTTGCCGCCGTCATGCATATGGAAGGCTGTGAGGCGATTGGCCCCGACCTTTCGGCGCTCGATGTATTCTATGCAGCGGGGCTGCGATCGCTCGGGCCGGTCTGGAGCCGGCACAATGTCTTCGGTTACGGCGTGCCCTTCGCCTTCCCGATGTCGCCAGACACAGCCCCCGGCCTGACCGATGCCGGCTTCGCGCTCGTCAGGGAATGCAATCGCCTCGGCATCCTGATCGACCTTGCCCATATCACCGAGAAGGGTTTCTGGGACGTGGCGAAAACGACGGACCAGCCGCTGGTCGCCAGCCATTCCAACGCCCACGCGCTGACGCCGGTCGCGCGCAACCTGACGGACAGGCAGCTCGACGCGATCCGTGAAAGCCGCGGGCTCGTCGGGATCAATTATGCGACGGCCATGCTGCGTGACGACGGCCGCTCGGACAGCGATACGCCGCTTTCCGATGTCGTCCGTCACATCGACTATCTGGTGAATCGCATCGGCATCGAATGTGTGGCGCTCGGATCGGACTTCGACGGCGCCACCATTCCCGAGGAAATCGGCGATGCGTCCGGCAATCAGAAGCTGATTGCCGCTCTCCGGGAGGTTGGATATGGTGAAGCCGACCTGACGAAACTTGCCCGTGAAAATTGGCTTCGTATTCTGGCGCAAGCGTGGCGGGAGGGCCGCGCCTAA
- a CDS encoding ABC transporter permease, whose amino-acid sequence MSTKAAEGAAPLATRQRRRRMPTELSIFLVLVGIALIYEVLGWMFIGQSFLMNSQRLTIMILQVSVIGIIAVGVTQVIITGGIDLSSGSVVGMTAMIATSFAQSSTWGRAVFPSLTDLPAVVPIMIGLLIGATAGLANGALIAYTKIPPFIATLGMFVSARGVAKWYTKGQPVSGITEQFHFIGTKAWPVVVFLLVALIFHIALRYTRYGKFTYAIGANPQAARVSGINIEAHLVKVYVIAGLLAGLAGIVTAARAETAQASMGVGYELDAIAATVIGGTSLTGGVGRITGTVIGTIILGVMTSGFTFLRIDAYYQEIVKGFIIVAAVVIDVYRQKKRRKH is encoded by the coding sequence ATGAGTACCAAGGCAGCAGAGGGCGCGGCGCCGCTCGCAACCCGGCAAAGGCGGCGGCGCATGCCGACTGAGCTTAGCATTTTCCTCGTGCTCGTTGGCATCGCGCTTATTTACGAAGTGCTCGGCTGGATGTTCATCGGCCAAAGCTTCCTGATGAATTCGCAGCGCCTGACAATCATGATCCTGCAGGTCTCGGTCATCGGCATTATCGCTGTCGGCGTAACGCAGGTCATCATAACAGGCGGCATCGATCTTTCGTCGGGCTCGGTCGTCGGCATGACGGCGATGATCGCAACAAGTTTCGCCCAGTCCTCCACCTGGGGGCGGGCCGTCTTCCCCTCGCTGACCGACCTGCCGGCTGTCGTGCCCATCATGATTGGCCTGCTGATCGGGGCGACCGCCGGTCTGGCGAACGGCGCGCTCATCGCCTACACGAAGATCCCGCCGTTCATTGCAACGCTCGGCATGTTCGTTTCGGCCAGAGGTGTTGCCAAGTGGTATACGAAGGGACAGCCGGTTTCCGGGATCACCGAACAGTTTCATTTCATTGGAACGAAAGCGTGGCCGGTCGTCGTCTTCCTCCTCGTTGCGCTGATCTTCCATATCGCACTGCGCTACACACGCTATGGAAAGTTCACCTACGCCATCGGCGCGAACCCCCAGGCCGCCCGCGTTTCCGGTATCAACATCGAAGCGCACCTCGTCAAAGTCTATGTGATCGCTGGATTGCTTGCTGGTCTCGCCGGCATCGTCACGGCGGCACGCGCGGAAACCGCGCAGGCAAGCATGGGCGTCGGATATGAGTTGGACGCGATCGCCGCAACCGTCATCGGCGGCACCTCCCTCACCGGCGGCGTCGGGCGCATCACCGGCACCGTCATCGGCACCATCATTCTCGGCGTCATGACCTCGGGCTTCACCTTCCTCAGGATCGACGCCTATTACCAGGAGATCGTCAAGGGCTTTATCATCGTCGCGGCCGTCGTCATCGACGTCTACAGGCAGAAGAAAAGGCGCAAGCACTGA
- a CDS encoding ABC transporter substrate-binding protein yields the protein MMIAKLSRNFRLLSAGAALSLLMMTAPAAFAETPKDTLVQGFAIDDIITMDPGEAFELSTAEITSNSYSLLVRLDLADTSKVKGDLAESWSVSDDGLTYTFKLKPGLKFASGNPITAEDVAWSFERAVKLDKSPAFILTQFGLTGDNVTEKAKAADANTFVFTVDKAYAPSFVLNCLTATVASVLDKKLVMEHVKAVTPDAEHKYDNDFGNEWLKTGYAGSGAYKLREWRANEVVVLERNDNYYGDKAKLNRVIYRYMKESSAQRLALEAGDIDIARNLEPGDIDAVSKHADLATTSAPKGTIYYVSLNNKNENLKKPEVQEAFKYLVDYDAIGATLIKGIGEVHQTFLPKGQLGALDENPYKLDVAKAKELLAKAGVPDGFSVTMDVRNTQPVTGIAESMQQTLAQAGVKLEIIPGDGKQTLTKYRARTHDMYIGQWGSDYFDPNSNADTFTSNPDNSDAGTVKTLAWRNTWETPELDKIAKAALLERDNAKRAAMYEDIQKKFLANSPFVIIFQQTEVAGYRKNLKEFKLGPSFDTNFVGPIAKE from the coding sequence ATGATGATCGCCAAGCTCAGCCGCAATTTCCGCCTGCTTTCCGCAGGAGCCGCCCTTTCACTCCTGATGATGACGGCACCTGCCGCCTTTGCCGAAACGCCCAAGGATACGCTGGTCCAGGGTTTTGCCATCGACGACATCATCACCATGGATCCGGGCGAAGCCTTCGAACTGTCGACGGCCGAGATTACCAGCAACAGTTACAGCCTTCTTGTCCGTCTTGATCTCGCCGACACATCCAAGGTGAAAGGCGATCTTGCCGAAAGCTGGAGCGTTTCCGATGACGGCCTCACCTATACGTTCAAGCTGAAGCCCGGCCTGAAATTCGCCTCCGGAAATCCGATCACCGCCGAAGACGTCGCCTGGTCCTTCGAACGCGCCGTCAAGCTCGACAAGAGCCCGGCCTTTATCCTTACCCAGTTCGGCCTGACCGGCGACAATGTCACCGAGAAGGCCAAGGCGGCCGACGCCAATACCTTCGTCTTCACCGTGGACAAGGCCTATGCGCCGAGCTTCGTGCTCAATTGCCTGACTGCGACCGTCGCTTCCGTCCTCGACAAGAAGCTCGTGATGGAACATGTGAAGGCGGTGACGCCGGATGCCGAGCACAAATACGACAATGACTTCGGCAATGAGTGGCTGAAGACCGGTTATGCCGGCTCCGGGGCCTATAAGCTGCGCGAATGGAGAGCCAACGAAGTCGTCGTGCTGGAGCGCAATGACAATTATTACGGTGACAAGGCCAAGCTCAATCGCGTCATCTACCGCTATATGAAGGAAAGTTCGGCGCAGCGGCTGGCGCTTGAAGCCGGTGATATCGACATTGCCCGCAATCTCGAGCCGGGCGACATCGATGCCGTTTCCAAGCATGCCGATCTCGCAACGACCAGCGCGCCCAAGGGCACGATCTACTATGTCAGCCTGAACAACAAGAATGAGAACCTGAAGAAGCCCGAGGTCCAGGAGGCTTTCAAGTACCTGGTCGACTATGATGCGATCGGCGCAACCCTGATCAAGGGCATCGGCGAGGTCCACCAGACCTTCCTGCCGAAGGGCCAGCTGGGCGCACTCGACGAAAACCCCTACAAGCTCGACGTCGCCAAGGCCAAGGAACTGCTGGCCAAGGCGGGCGTCCCCGACGGCTTTTCGGTGACCATGGACGTGCGCAACACGCAGCCGGTGACCGGTATCGCTGAATCCATGCAGCAGACGCTGGCGCAGGCCGGCGTCAAGCTCGAAATCATCCCTGGCGACGGCAAGCAGACGCTCACCAAATATCGCGCCCGCACTCATGACATGTATATCGGCCAGTGGGGCTCGGATTATTTCGATCCGAATTCCAACGCCGATACTTTCACCAGCAATCCGGATAATTCCGATGCCGGCACGGTGAAGACGCTCGCCTGGCGCAACACCTGGGAGACGCCGGAGCTCGACAAGATAGCCAAGGCCGCGCTTCTCGAACGTGACAACGCCAAGCGGGCGGCAATGTACGAGGATATCCAGAAGAAGTTCCTCGCCAACAGCCCCTTCGTCATCATCTTCCAGCAGACCGAGGTGGCGGGCTATCGGAAGAATCTGAAGGAATTCAAGCTGGGTCCGAGCTTCGACACCAATTTCGTCGGCCCGATCGCCAAGGAATAA
- a CDS encoding sugar ABC transporter ATP-binding protein has translation MAVSPTTMAAVRASGAVPNAEFLLSAEGVRKEFPGVVALDDVQFRLKRASVHALMGENGAGKSTLMKILAGIYTPDKGDIRLKGVEIRLKSPLDALENGIAMIHQELNLMPFMTVAENIWIRREPKNRLGFVDHGVMHRMTEELFARLNIDIDPDIEVRYLSVANRQMVEIAKAVSYNSDVLIMDEPTSALTEREVEHLFRIIRDLRSQGIGIVYITHKMNELFEIADEFSVFRDGRYIGTHASTDVTRDDIIRMMVGREITQMFPKEDVPIGEVVLSVKDLCLSGVFRNVSFEVRAGEILGVAGLVGSGRSNVAETLFGVTPASSGTIELFGKPVTISSPTEAIRHQMAFLTEDRKDTGCLLILDILENMQIAVLQDKYVKGGFVQQGALEATCEDMAKRLRVKTPNLYERVENLSGGNQQKVLIGRWLLTHPKILILDEPTRGIDVGAKAEIHRLVTEMARNGVAVIMISSEMPEVLGMSDRIMVMHEGRVTGFLNRDEATQIKVMELAAQ, from the coding sequence ATGGCCGTCAGTCCGACAACCATGGCAGCCGTGCGTGCGAGCGGCGCCGTTCCGAATGCGGAGTTTCTCTTGAGCGCCGAGGGCGTTCGCAAGGAGTTTCCCGGCGTCGTCGCACTCGATGACGTGCAGTTTCGGCTGAAGCGGGCTTCCGTGCATGCGCTGATGGGCGAAAACGGCGCCGGCAAATCGACATTGATGAAGATCCTCGCCGGTATCTATACGCCCGATAAAGGCGATATTCGCCTCAAAGGTGTCGAGATCCGGCTGAAATCTCCGCTCGACGCGCTGGAGAACGGCATTGCCATGATCCATCAGGAGCTGAACCTGATGCCGTTCATGACGGTTGCTGAAAACATCTGGATCCGCCGCGAACCAAAGAACCGCCTCGGCTTCGTCGATCACGGCGTGATGCATCGTATGACCGAGGAGCTTTTTGCCCGGCTTAACATCGATATCGATCCCGATATCGAGGTCCGGTACCTGTCGGTCGCCAACCGGCAGATGGTCGAGATCGCCAAAGCAGTTTCCTATAATTCCGATGTCCTCATCATGGACGAGCCGACTTCAGCCCTGACGGAGCGCGAGGTCGAACATCTTTTCCGCATCATCCGCGACCTCAGGTCCCAGGGCATCGGCATCGTCTACATCACCCACAAGATGAACGAGCTTTTCGAGATCGCCGACGAGTTTTCCGTCTTCCGCGATGGCCGATATATCGGCACGCATGCCTCGACCGACGTCACCCGCGACGACATCATCCGCATGATGGTCGGGCGCGAGATCACGCAGATGTTTCCGAAAGAAGACGTTCCGATCGGCGAGGTGGTGCTGTCCGTCAAAGATCTCTGTCTCAGCGGCGTCTTCCGCAATGTTTCCTTCGAGGTCAGGGCCGGCGAGATTCTCGGCGTGGCCGGCCTTGTCGGCTCGGGACGATCGAACGTCGCCGAAACGCTGTTCGGTGTGACGCCGGCAAGCTCCGGGACGATCGAATTGTTCGGCAAGCCGGTGACGATTTCCTCGCCGACCGAGGCCATCCGTCACCAGATGGCATTCCTGACAGAGGACCGGAAAGACACCGGCTGCCTGCTGATCCTGGATATTCTGGAAAACATGCAGATTGCTGTCCTTCAGGACAAATATGTCAAGGGCGGCTTCGTGCAGCAGGGAGCGCTCGAGGCGACCTGCGAAGACATGGCGAAAAGGCTGCGCGTGAAAACGCCCAATCTTTACGAGCGGGTGGAAAACCTTTCGGGCGGCAATCAGCAGAAAGTCCTGATCGGGCGCTGGCTGCTCACCCATCCGAAGATCCTGATCCTCGATGAACCGACGCGCGGCATCGACGTCGGCGCCAAGGCGGAAATCCACCGGCTGGTCACGGAAATGGCGAGAAACGGCGTGGCGGTTATCATGATCTCATCCGAAATGCCCGAGGTTCTCGGCATGAGCGACCGCATCATGGTCATGCATGAAGGACGCGTGACCGGTTTCCTCAATCGCGATGAAGCAACGCAGATCAAGGTGATGGAGCTGGCTGCGCAGTGA